One stretch of Arachis duranensis cultivar V14167 chromosome 1, aradu.V14167.gnm2.J7QH, whole genome shotgun sequence DNA includes these proteins:
- the LOC107491620 gene encoding uncharacterized protein LOC107491620 gives MISKMSMSFSNNTNQPSSSSNLPFQPQPNPKGSLNAITLRLGTTLEEIPPRVLEDIHEEEVVVEAPHDEEEVDKRHEEEGVNLKEPKRKALVDESILILFPSMVKKAKKTPEFDLNMLQVFKKVEMEPIPKKCGDPGPCLVSCCIGGCTFHDCICDLGACVSIMPLFTFVRLNLAPLKKSVARFALADKSVITVIGIAKDVLVAIEDLVFLVDVYILEMPPTENRSSSSILLGRPFLKTSKFKLDAFTGTYSFEVRDKAIKFNLEEVMKHPPEKYSVL, from the exons ATGATTTCAAAGATGTCCATGTCCTTCTCCAATAACACCAACCAACCCTCAAGTTCTTCTAACCTTCCATTCCAACCCCAACCAAACCCAAAGGGCAGTCTCAACGCCATCACACTACGGTTGGGAACTACATTGGAGGAGATACCTCCAAGGGTCTTGGAGGACATTcatgaggaagaagtggttgttGAAGCTCCACATGATGAGGAGGAGGTAGACAAAAGGCATGAGGAAGAAGGAGTAAACCTCAAGGAACCCAAGAGGAAAGCTCTAGTGGATGAGTCCATCCTTATTCTATTCCCTTCCATggtgaagaaagcaaagaagacaccGGAATTTGATTTGAACATGCTTCAAGTGTTCAAgaaggttgag ATGGAACCTATTCCAAAGAAATGTGGTGACCCTGGGCCTTGTTTGGTGTCTTGTTGTATTGGTGGATGCACTTTTCATGATTGtatatgtgaccttggagcttgTGTAAGCATCATGCCGCTTTTTACCTTTGTGCGGTTGAATTTAGCTCCATTAAAGAAGTCGGTGGCGAGGTTTGCCTTAGCCGATAAAAGTGTGATCACGGTAATAGGAATAGCCAAAGATGTACTTGTGGCGATCGAGGATTTGGTTTTTCTGGTTGATGTTTACATCCTTGAAATGCCTCCAACAGAAAAtagaagctcatcctccattctacttggtagacccttcctTAAGACCTCTAAATTCAAGTTAGATGCCTTCACCGGCACATATTCCTTTGAGGTTAGGGACAAGGCTATCAAGTTCAATCTGGAAGAAGTCATGAAGCATCCTCCTGAAAAGTATTCCGTTCTCTGA